One part of the Methanococcoides sp. AM1 genome encodes these proteins:
- a CDS encoding DUF211 domain-containing protein gives MNKLTGIRRLVLDVLKPHHPSTIELAENLSVIDGVTGVNIGLYEVDQKTENIKITIEGDQIDYNVIRQSIENLGAVVHSIDEVAAGNSLVEEVETLQDR, from the coding sequence ATGAACAAATTGACAGGAATAAGAAGATTGGTTCTGGATGTGTTGAAACCTCACCATCCCTCTACCATTGAACTGGCAGAAAATTTGAGTGTTATTGATGGGGTTACTGGTGTGAACATCGGTTTGTATGAGGTTGACCAGAAGACAGAGAACATCAAGATCACTATTGAAGGTGATCAGATCGACTATAATGTTATAAGGCAATCCATTGAAAATCTTGGTGCTGTTGTGCACAGCATAGATGAGGTAGCTGCAGGCAATAGTCTTGTAGAAGAAGTGGAAACCCTTCAGGATCGCTGA
- a CDS encoding SUMF1/EgtB/PvdO family nonheme iron enzyme — protein sequence MDSYINIARESEFYQGYIRFKMSVSNESPYVITEITLDFIFDENLLHIADHDNCPVRNGKFNLGIVHGGKSKTFTILFEPLTCTKAADIRCQINYADHEGRMNSLWMEPKEISVTCPIMKTDQDINIGRLKEFIEKLPNSDSRVYEVQNGFDVKKLSILAREVVERHDVRHISTLHTRDGNACEIWYYGRTKVTKDDIVIKISILAEHSTMELFAATRNSEALAGLLAEVGRDLKEIVEDKASGIGRVVNVHIKDSLIQRSNLLDMCDMDGTCDINVVIEDSLIQRSNIATVNEETARLKAAEEAEKKRKAEEERRLKAEERLRDENEEAERKRKEVKKQQTAKQAPVSSQTTPVSKSQKPVSPLVKRRDSSQKEQKSGQNKLLIPMLLVLLLGGIWLTMPESNDNSDTIYVQEPVQSNENPAIVNPENPTDKKDDSISDISENSIDENDYKSEAVVSSSNIPKTYTNTIGMEFTLIPAGEFMMGSNDGLYRETPVHEVTIGQAYYLGKYEVTQEQWIEIMGDNPSYFDGKTNPVESISWLDVQEFVKKLNEKEGMDKYRLPSEAEWEYACRAGTTTAYSFGDSESDLSDYAWAAYVDYSGPRPVGTKKPNPWGLYDMHGNVWEWCQDSYYDSYLEGYKGAPVDGTAWEGNSNYRSFARGGSFHTTAEGCRSAFRVLFSSGDGDETLGFRLIMDV from the coding sequence TTGGACTCTTACATCAACATTGCAAGGGAATCTGAATTTTATCAGGGGTACATCCGTTTCAAGATGTCGGTTAGCAATGAGAGTCCCTACGTTATCACAGAGATCACGCTTGATTTCATCTTTGACGAGAACCTGTTGCATATTGCGGATCATGATAACTGTCCCGTGAGAAACGGTAAATTTAATCTGGGAATTGTTCATGGTGGCAAGTCAAAAACATTCACTATCCTTTTCGAGCCCCTTACCTGCACCAAAGCTGCTGATATAAGATGTCAAATTAACTATGCGGACCATGAAGGCAGGATGAATTCCTTATGGATGGAACCCAAGGAGATCAGCGTTACCTGCCCAATAATGAAGACTGATCAGGACATTAATATAGGTAGGCTCAAGGAGTTCATCGAGAAACTGCCAAACAGCGATAGCCGTGTTTATGAGGTACAGAACGGTTTTGATGTCAAGAAGCTTTCTATCCTTGCTCGTGAGGTTGTGGAAAGGCATGATGTAAGGCACATCAGTACCTTGCACACCCGTGACGGGAATGCATGTGAGATATGGTACTACGGAAGGACCAAGGTCACTAAAGATGATATTGTAATAAAAATATCCATTCTCGCCGAGCACAGTACAATGGAACTGTTCGCAGCTACTCGTAACTCCGAGGCACTGGCAGGCCTGCTTGCTGAGGTTGGTCGTGACCTGAAAGAGATTGTTGAAGACAAGGCAAGTGGCATAGGCAGGGTTGTAAACGTACACATCAAGGATTCTCTGATCCAGCGCAGCAATTTGCTGGATATGTGTGACATGGACGGTACCTGCGACATCAATGTGGTCATCGAGGATTCTCTGATTCAGCGCAGTAATATTGCCACAGTAAATGAGGAAACTGCACGTCTGAAAGCTGCCGAAGAAGCTGAGAAAAAGAGAAAGGCAGAAGAGGAGCGTAGGCTCAAGGCAGAGGAAAGACTAAGGGATGAGAATGAAGAGGCTGAGAGGAAAAGGAAAGAGGTGAAAAAGCAACAAACTGCAAAGCAAGCACCCGTTTCGTCTCAAACTACACCTGTCTCTAAATCACAAAAACCTGTTTCTCCTCTCGTGAAGCGTCGAGATTCATCTCAAAAAGAGCAAAAGTCTGGTCAGAACAAATTGTTAATACCGATGTTATTGGTTTTGCTTCTTGGAGGAATCTGGTTGACCATGCCGGAAAGTAATGATAATTCGGACACAATTTACGTTCAGGAACCTGTCCAGTCGAATGAGAATCCAGCAATTGTCAATCCAGAAAATCCTACTGATAAAAAAGATGATTCAATTAGTGATATTTCCGAGAATTCCATTGATGAAAATGATTACAAATCTGAGGCTGTTGTAAGTTCATCGAATATCCCAAAAACTTACACCAACACTATCGGCATGGAGTTCACGCTTATTCCGGCAGGCGAGTTCATGATGGGCTCGAATGATGGGCTTTATCGTGAAACTCCTGTTCATGAGGTAACCATTGGGCAAGCCTACTACCTTGGCAAATACGAGGTCACTCAGGAACAATGGATTGAAATAATGGGGGATAATCCTTCTTATTTTGATGGTAAAACTAATCCCGTGGAATCAATTTCATGGCTTGATGTGCAGGAGTTTGTTAAGAAGTTGAATGAAAAGGAAGGTATGGACAAGTATCGTCTGCCTTCAGAGGCCGAGTGGGAGTATGCCTGCAGGGCAGGTACAACCACAGCGTATTCTTTCGGAGACAGTGAGTCTGATCTGAGTGATTATGCTTGGGCTGCTTATGTGGATTATTCAGGACCTCGTCCTGTTGGTACAAAGAAACCCAATCCTTGGGGTTTGTACGACATGCATGGCAACGTCTGGGAATGGTGTCAGGACAGTTATTATGACAGTTATCTCGAAGGTTATAAAGGCGCTCCTGTTGATGGTACTGCATGGGAAGGTAATAGTAACTACCGTAGTTTTGCACGTGGGGGTAGCTTCCACACCACTGCTGAGGGATGTCGGTCAGCGTTTCGCGTCCTTTTCAGCTCGGGCGACGGCGACGAAACATTAGGGTTCCGTCTCATTATGGATGTGTAA
- a CDS encoding ATP-dependent endonuclease — protein MIKKLKIVNFKCFKGEFQLELNEGLNILVGNNEAGKSTILEAIHLALTGILNGRYLKNTLTQYLFNNEIVDAYLDNLSNGGDANPPHILIELYFDNESIPTFMGSSNSNKDMNGCGLALKIEFDEEYKEEYEILVKSDGIKTLPIEYYSIKWSTFARKDITTRSIPVKSALIDSSSCGSQNGSDIYLSRIVRQYLDAEEIVQISQAHRNMKEYFMDDPTIQKINEKIKDNINVSEKKVELSVEHSSKNSWENSLMTHLDDVPFHYVGKGEQCIIKTKLALLNKKTKEAPVILLEEPENHLTHTKLNQLINDIKNDCQEKQIIISTHSSFVANKLGLDHLILLNNRNQIKLNDLEDSTKEFFEKISGYDTLRMILCKKAILVEGDSDELVVQKAYMNKYEGKLPIEDGIDVISVGTSFLRFLQITEKIDQNVAVVTDNDGNVAALQKKYKNYIGDNKKENIIICYDENVDTGSHEISGKPFNYNTLEPKIFKCNSLALMNTIFDTDYETENEMHTFMKNNKTDCALDIFETNEEIVFPDYILEAIE, from the coding sequence ATGATTAAAAAACTAAAAATTGTAAATTTTAAATGTTTTAAAGGTGAATTTCAACTCGAATTAAATGAAGGACTGAATATATTAGTTGGAAACAATGAAGCCGGAAAATCTACAATTCTTGAAGCCATTCATTTAGCATTAACTGGAATCTTAAATGGAAGATATCTAAAAAATACACTTACTCAGTACTTATTTAACAATGAGATTGTAGATGCATATTTAGATAATTTAAGTAATGGAGGAGATGCCAATCCCCCTCATATACTAATTGAACTATATTTTGATAATGAGAGTATTCCAACATTTATGGGAAGTAGTAATAGCAATAAAGATATGAATGGGTGTGGACTCGCATTAAAAATAGAGTTTGATGAAGAATACAAGGAAGAATATGAAATCCTTGTTAAAAGTGATGGCATAAAAACACTTCCTATCGAATACTATTCTATTAAGTGGTCAACATTTGCTAGAAAAGACATAACGACTAGGAGTATACCTGTAAAATCAGCGTTAATTGATTCATCATCATGTGGTTCGCAAAATGGATCTGACATTTATTTATCACGAATTGTTCGACAATATTTAGATGCAGAAGAAATTGTGCAGATATCACAAGCTCATAGAAATATGAAAGAATACTTCATGGATGATCCTACTATACAAAAAATCAATGAAAAGATTAAAGATAACATCAACGTATCTGAAAAAAAAGTAGAATTATCTGTTGAACATTCATCTAAAAACTCTTGGGAAAATAGTTTGATGACACATTTGGATGATGTCCCATTTCACTATGTCGGCAAAGGTGAACAATGTATTATAAAAACAAAACTGGCACTCCTCAACAAAAAGACAAAAGAGGCCCCAGTTATTCTTTTAGAAGAACCTGAAAATCATCTTACACATACAAAACTAAATCAATTGATTAATGATATTAAGAATGATTGCCAAGAAAAGCAAATTATTATCTCTACACACAGTAGTTTTGTCGCCAATAAATTAGGTCTAGATCATCTTATTCTTTTAAACAACCGTAATCAAATTAAACTGAATGATCTAGAAGATTCTACAAAAGAGTTTTTTGAAAAAATATCCGGTTATGATACTCTAAGAATGATATTGTGTAAAAAAGCAATATTAGTTGAAGGAGATTCTGATGAATTAGTAGTTCAAAAAGCTTATATGAATAAATACGAGGGTAAATTACCCATAGAGGATGGCATAGATGTCATTTCTGTTGGGACTTCATTTTTACGTTTTCTACAAATTACAGAAAAAATTGATCAAAACGTTGCAGTTGTAACTGATAATGATGGAAATGTAGCAGCTCTTCAAAAAAAATATAAAAATTATATAGGTGACAACAAAAAAGAGAACATAATCATCTGCTATGATGAAAACGTTGATACCGGATCCCATGAAATTAGTGGCAAACCTTTCAATTATAATACACTAGAGCCTAAAATATTCAAATGTAATAGTTTAGCATTGATGAACACTATTTTTGACACTGATTATGAGACTGAGAATGAAATGCATACTTTCATGAAAAATAATAAGACAGATTGTGCTCTTGACATTTTTGAAACTAATGAAGAAATAGTTTTCCCAGACTACATATTGGAGGCAATAGAATAA
- a CDS encoding UvrD-helicase domain-containing protein, with product MTNNKLIIAAAGSGKTTEIIKEALKQHDGNILITTYTLANEEAIRQKIFEIEKCIPKNITVQTWFSFLIQDGIKPYQDCLFEHKVNGMLLVNEASGYWFTNKSGQRICYPESKFNKHYFTDDYRVYSDKIAKLVFRCNEQSENAVINRLSKIYSHIFVDEVQDLAGYDLELLKLFFNSPINMTLVGDPRQVTYLTHNERKHQQYSYGRIKNFIIDKCKKEKCEIDETSLNISHRNNELICKFSSRLYPDYEECKSDQCTKTGHDGVFLVRASDLNKYLETYMPTQLRHSSKDERANNELPVMNFGESKGSECDRAIIYPTVNMLKWVFDNDTDLANKTRAQFYVALTRPRYSVGIVCGDSINESIDGAQLYTTSRSLFSFIQNE from the coding sequence ATGACAAATAATAAACTAATTATTGCTGCAGCTGGTTCGGGGAAAACGACTGAGATAATTAAAGAAGCACTAAAGCAACATGATGGTAATATTCTTATAACCACATATACGCTAGCAAATGAAGAAGCCATTCGTCAAAAAATTTTTGAGATTGAAAAATGCATTCCAAAAAACATCACTGTTCAAACATGGTTTTCATTTTTAATTCAGGATGGTATTAAACCTTACCAAGATTGTTTATTTGAACATAAAGTAAACGGGATGTTATTAGTTAATGAGGCATCAGGATATTGGTTTACAAATAAAAGTGGTCAAAGAATCTGTTATCCTGAGTCAAAATTTAACAAACACTATTTTACCGATGATTATCGTGTCTACTCTGATAAAATAGCCAAACTTGTATTCAGATGTAATGAGCAAAGTGAAAATGCTGTAATAAATCGATTAAGTAAAATTTATTCTCATATATTTGTAGATGAAGTTCAAGATTTAGCAGGATACGATTTGGAGTTATTAAAATTATTTTTTAATAGCCCTATAAATATGACTTTGGTTGGAGATCCACGTCAAGTAACATACCTTACTCATAATGAACGGAAACATCAACAATACTCTTATGGTCGAATTAAAAATTTCATAATAGATAAATGCAAAAAAGAAAAATGTGAAATTGATGAAACATCATTAAATATTTCTCACAGAAACAATGAGCTTATCTGTAAATTTTCATCAAGACTTTATCCAGATTATGAAGAGTGTAAGTCCGACCAATGCACAAAAACAGGGCATGATGGTGTTTTTTTAGTCAGAGCGTCTGACCTTAATAAATATTTGGAAACTTATATGCCTACCCAACTTAGACATAGCAGCAAGGATGAAAGAGCAAACAATGAGTTACCAGTTATGAATTTTGGTGAATCAAAGGGTTCAGAATGTGATAGAGCAATCATTTACCCCACTGTGAATATGTTAAAGTGGGTATTTGATAATGACACCGATCTAGCAAACAAAACAAGAGCTCAATTTTATGTTGCATTAACAAGGCCAAGATATAGTGTGGGTATTGTCTGTGGCGATAGTATAAATGAGTCTATTGATGGTGCTCAGCTGTATACAACATCCCGTTCTCTATTTTCTTTTATTCAAAATGAATAA
- a CDS encoding helix-turn-helix domain-containing protein: MSLEKEVLKLIENGENPAVEFKQKEFINKGQDVARTLSSFANYNGGKVLLGVTDDCKIEGVTIGNKDIERIMGSSSKNCHPPIEPEVKIVNFDEGDVAYINIPKARRPIKANEKWYIRHGNTTRTMELDELLNYPGIEITSVPNTIDIESILTRENNQHIIYEDSREVPYIESKTFADVGDCIIYANTFNHFYRKAYYLDKLLPRITINDLRKIIEKYYSIFQVNHNLSAFGICQEEYNWFGHGPLNFLDALEKQDHRYAKLKKNNRYIHHRESACFVDELDNAIFYIHAQPNSKRTADEEITLDYLTVGFVFSSIPYDNIYRDFFESIGFVPNFIEEVDEDLSSVELLQSDFKGDDYVIDNFERKNENWVCGLIGKKSDNRHIPTFYTDKILVNLNQYHLIEDKYKHKISRITSTKVPVGGFQALIVDYEGRW, from the coding sequence ATGTCTTTAGAAAAAGAAGTTTTGAAGTTAATTGAAAATGGTGAAAATCCTGCTGTTGAGTTCAAACAAAAAGAGTTTATAAATAAAGGTCAGGATGTGGCTAGGACTCTCTCTTCTTTTGCAAATTATAATGGTGGTAAAGTACTATTAGGGGTTACTGATGATTGTAAAATCGAAGGCGTAACAATTGGAAATAAAGACATTGAGAGGATAATGGGGAGTTCTTCTAAAAATTGTCACCCTCCAATTGAACCAGAAGTCAAGATTGTGAACTTTGACGAGGGAGATGTCGCATATATCAATATACCAAAGGCTCGTCGTCCAATTAAAGCCAATGAAAAATGGTACATAAGACATGGAAATACTACTCGAACAATGGAATTGGATGAACTTCTAAATTATCCAGGTATTGAAATAACTTCAGTTCCAAATACAATTGACATTGAATCCATTCTAACCAGAGAAAACAATCAACATATAATCTATGAAGATAGTAGAGAAGTTCCATATATTGAATCTAAAACATTTGCAGATGTTGGCGATTGTATAATATATGCAAATACATTCAATCATTTTTACAGGAAAGCCTACTATTTAGATAAACTACTTCCCCGCATCACAATTAATGATCTAAGAAAAATTATTGAGAAATACTATTCTATTTTTCAAGTTAATCACAATCTCTCAGCTTTTGGAATTTGTCAAGAAGAATATAACTGGTTTGGACATGGCCCATTAAATTTCCTTGATGCCTTGGAAAAACAAGATCATAGATATGCTAAATTGAAAAAAAACAATAGGTATATTCATCATCGTGAATCAGCTTGTTTTGTTGATGAATTAGATAATGCCATATTTTATATCCATGCACAACCGAATAGCAAGAGAACTGCAGATGAAGAGATCACATTGGATTACTTGACTGTCGGATTTGTTTTTTCAAGTATACCCTATGATAATATTTATAGAGATTTTTTTGAAAGCATTGGATTTGTCCCAAATTTTATTGAAGAGGTTGATGAGGATTTGTCTTCTGTGGAACTGTTACAGTCTGATTTTAAAGGTGATGATTATGTTATCGATAATTTTGAAAGGAAAAACGAAAATTGGGTTTGTGGATTGATTGGAAAAAAGTCTGACAATCGACACATTCCTACCTTTTATACTGACAAAATACTTGTAAACTTAAATCAGTATCACCTAATTGAAGACAAATATAAGCATAAAATTTCAAGAATTACCTCTACAAAAGTACCAGTAGGTGGTTTTCAAGCTTTGATTGTGGATTATGAAGGAAGATGGTAA
- a CDS encoding AN1-type zinc finger domain-containing protein, translating into MSENNSNDESRTECFYCGNVIEGGDYSYERGTKIFNSKTIAIPFKCRRCGELFCKDHRLPEKHECTGKKVTVVSDDQSISIEDSHPEIEVDGFTGSRNRSTKQVIYASDFNKKSSLSKYIVGLLLIIVALYAILNLF; encoded by the coding sequence ATGTCTGAAAACAATTCGAATGATGAGTCAAGAACTGAGTGTTTCTATTGTGGGAATGTTATAGAGGGTGGAGATTACTCTTATGAACGTGGGACTAAAATTTTCAATTCAAAAACGATTGCAATCCCATTCAAATGCCGCCGTTGCGGAGAGCTTTTCTGTAAAGATCACCGTCTCCCAGAAAAACATGAATGCACTGGCAAAAAGGTAACAGTTGTATCAGATGACCAGAGTATATCAATAGAAGATAGTCATCCAGAGATAGAGGTAGACGGTTTCACAGGTTCTAGAAATCGTAGTACTAAACAGGTTATTTATGCAAGCGATTTTAACAAAAAATCAAGTTTGTCAAAGTACATAGTGGGCTTATTACTGATCATTGTTGCACTGTATGCAATATTGAATTTGTTTTAA